The genomic region AGCCAGCCCAGGCGTAAGCGTCCCCTTCAAACTCGATCCGTCTCTCGGGCAGCCCCGCCGCGCGCATCGCCTCCCGGCAGCCTTCCCAGCGATCTGCGGCGCTGTAGTGGCGCGTGCCGTGGACAGCGTAGGCGATTCGCTGATGCCCTAAGCCCAAGAGATGCTCGGCGGCCATACGCCCGGCCCCAAAATCATCAGGCCGCACACAATCGCTCGCTTGCTGGGAATTGATCCAGATAGATGGCAGATTGTAGCGATGAAGGATCTCTTGCAGGGGCGCCGGGATGTCCATATGATAGTTTATCAGAAGCCCGTCCGCAGTCCACTGCCGCAGGAATTTGGGCATCAATTCGGAACTGCCCAGAACCTGGTCGGAAAGCCGAGCCAGCATCAGATGCAAGTCATGCTCGGCGAGAGTGTCTTCAATGCCGCTGAGCAGCCCTTCAAACACCGTACTGCGGTCGGATACGGTGCTCCGAACGAGCGCAATGCTTCCAAACCGCCCCGTCCGAGTGGCGCGCGCCGAACTATGCGGCCGGTAGCCAAGTTCTTCCGCGACGCGAAGCACATGTTCGCGCGTTTCCGCGCGGTAAGAAGGAGCCTGATTGTTCAGGATCTTGCTCACTGTCTGAAACGACAGCCCACTGCGCTCCGCGATCTGTTTCAACGTGACTGGCATTGTCGCTGCACTCTCTCAATGCGAACGTTCGCATAACGTATCGGTATTATAAAACAGCGGGCAAGATTTGTCAAGCACAATTTTGGAAACACTGCTCATCAATTCGCCGATTGGCCCCGACCGATCGGCATTGTCTCAAAAAGCGATTGCTTTCGAGACAATATGTATTATTTCTTAGATTTCTATTCGAGAATTAGGCATTATGTTTTGACAGTATTTGACGCCACACTCGCCGAAATCGAAGCCATCGCCACCGCATTGATGCGAAACTGCCTTATTGACACGGGTATAGTGTAGTCGTTATAACCTGGCAACAATAAATCTTTTTCACTTTAAGGGGTGAATCGTGAATCCATTTGATCGGCAAATCATCGCCGACGCCGATGAAACAGGCTCGATTGGGGTCGTTTATCTGAAGCGTTACTGGTCACGCAACATGGCGTTTCGAACATGCGGTAATCCGAGCCCGGTAACGGAGGACGATACAATCGCAGAGGCCGTGCTGCTGGCCGGACTGCGTCTTGGAATTCGGGAGACACTGGACTTTCTGATGGCGGCGACGCCGTCATTCGAAGCATTCGAGGAATGGGTTCTGACCAAGAATGACAATACCATCGAGCCAGAGCGACTGCGGCGATTGAACGGCGCTTTGCGCGGAGACGATACGTTTGCACTGGAGACCATCCTTTCGGAGCCGGTGCTGTCGGCGTCGGACCTTGCATTTTGGGATGAACACGGCTATGTTGTCGTGAAGCAGGCAGTGGACCGTGAGCAGTGCCAGGCGGCAGTGGACGCAATCTGCAATTACACAGGCATGTCGATGGACGAGCCCGACTCATGGTATAAGGATCAAATCTGGATTCCACTGGCGCACAGCCCCGCGCTCTGGTCAAACCGTAATTCGTCGCGGATCCATACGGCTTTTTCTCAGATCTACAAGCGACGCGATCTCTGGATGAACGTGGACGTATGCGGCGTGAATCCCCCCATGCGGCCTGGTTACAGTTTTCGAGGCGCCCCTCTGCACTGGGACATGACCCTGGCGCCCCCGCACTGTTTTGGTACGCAAGCGATCCTTTACCTCACGGACACCGCCGAGGATCAAGGCGCGTTCAGTTGCGTCCCAGGATTTCACCGAAGGCTCGAACGATGGCTTGCGGAATTGCCCGCCGGCGCCAACCCGCGCGCACACGCGATCGCCGAGCTGCAAGCGACGCCGATTTCAGGTGATGCCGGCGACCTGATCATCTGGCATCAGGCGCTGCCACACGGAGCGACACCGAACCGAGCCGCCTTGCCACGCACGGTCCAGTATCTCAATATGTTTCCTAGCCGATTTGAAGTCAACACGACTTGGATCTAAATAAGCGGTCAAAAATCCAGCTGTACATAATCCCGTCCAGGCCGCGCCAGCTTCGATTCCCCCACCCGTGCGGTAATTTCCTATTGCTCCGTGTGCAGCGCCTGCGGTTATGTCAGAAACTCTTGCAATCGGGTGATCAGTCCCTTATAATCACAGAAATGAGCTATAGGTGTTCATAACAGGCTCCAAGGAAATACCCATGTCAAAGCTATACCGCACCGCTGCCGCCGCCATTGCGCTTACTGGCGCAATCATCCATCCATCCATCGCCGGAATCAATTGGCCGAAGAAGCAGCTTCTCCCCACATTCGCCCAGCCCGCTCCGACGCAGGATCTCATTTCACTGCCGACGACGGGAAGTGCGTCCCCAAAAGCGGAAACCGTTCTGTTCAGTTCTCTCAAGGGCTTGGTCAATCGAACGAAACCCCGGATTTGGACATGTGAAGGATCGGGTGATGACAAGTACGAATGGCTCACCGAGCTTGGCCTCTCTTATACGGAGCCCTCGGATCCCTGGTCGCTGATCATCAAGTATCGGCAGGAAATCAAGGGCATTATCGTTTACGATGACGCCCAGCCGGACACAATCAACCTTGCCACCACCATCGCCGGTTCGTCGAACGCGTTGGTGGCGTCCCCGGATCTTGTGGCGAAGTTGACCAGTGAGCCCTACTCGCTCCCGATTCTGAAGGATCTGCGCGGGAAATTTCATGGACGCCTCAGTGTTTATCAGTACTTGTACGACAACTACTGGGCCAAGACAACCCATCGCGTTCTGACCGGCCTCGACCCCACAGCGATTTACGGGAACTTGCGGGAATATGCTGTGGCCATCAATTCCACAGTCCTCTGGCTCGATCCTCGGAAACCCAAGGAGAAGGCGCTCCTCAACCGCTATCTGGCGTCGATGGGGCCCGGAACGCTATACATGGGCTGGTGGGCCGAGGAAGGATCGGGCGTCAGGGCCGCTTCCGCGTATGGCATTGTCACGTGCGCCAGCGACTGGTCGACCAATCTCACAAATTTTGGCGGCACGTCGAGAAAGGTCGAGGTCAAGCCGACCCCGGCGGCGATTCCCCCCATCGAGAACAAAATCTACATCGCGTTCATTATTAGCGACGGCGATAACTTCCAGTACCTGGAGCATCACTTTCATCAAATGTGGCTCGATCCCGAACGCGGCAAAATCCCGATGGGCTGGACAGTGTCGCCGACGATGCTCGACGCCATGCCGGGTGTTCTCAACTACTACTACAAGACCGCCACTGACAACGACTGCCTCCTCTGCGGCCCATCAGGTTACGGCTACACATACCCGAACTACTGGCGCGATGGCAAAGCGCTCAACCAGTTCGTAGCAAAATCCGACGAATACTGCAATCGCGCGGGATTGAAGATCATCACGATTTGGAATACGATCACCGGCGGCATCGATCCCAAAGTCGGCGAGTCCTACGCGAAATATGCGCCATCGCTTCTGGGGTTGACAGGTCAACACGCCGGCCGAGGGCTCAAGATTTACGACCATAAACTTCCAACTTTCGACCTCACAGCGACCTATTGCGGAGTGATGGACCATTTGGTCCGGGAGGTCAAAGGCGGATCCGCAGGATGGGATGGCAAATCGCCGCGTTTCCTGATCATTCAGGCAGAACCGTGGCACGGCTTGATGCCGGCCGACTTCGTCACATTCGTCAAAGGTCTCAACTCCAATTACCAGATTGTGCGGCCGGACACCATCTTCAAAATGATGCGCTCCGTCAATCAGCTTCCGACTGATCCGTTGAAGTCGAAGTAAAGCAAGATTTAGCATTCCTACGCTCACTACGAAGAGGCCGTAGCACGGGACTCGTCTTGAGCGGCGCCGGCGATTGATATTGCCGGCGCCGTCTCTTTCGGCGTTATCCTTCGTACTGATTGCCGGCGAGGTCTTCTCCCCGCGCGAGCCAGATCTTATGCCCTGCGTTGCGCTCGGGGTAAACCTTGGAGGATGTCGGGAAGTAGCGCATCGTATACCCCGCTCGGCGGAACGGCGAGGTGTTGGCTTTCGCGCCGTGGATGATACGCGCTTCGTGCAGGCTGCACTCATTGGGCTCCAGACGGAAGTAAACCGCGCTGGACTCGTCGAACTGGTCGGCCTTAATCTCCGTCCCAAAGATGTTCTCGGTTTCGCTGACGGCTTCGTACTCCGAAAAGCCGTTCTTATGCGTGCCGGGAATGACGCTCATGCATCCATTCTCCGGCATCGTCTTGTCCAGCGCCAGCCACACGGTGCAGATTCCCTCCATTGTAGAGACGCGGCCATTCCAGTAGGACGAATCTTCGTGCCATGGGGTCGCCTTCCCCGTGAACGGCGGCTTGGAGATAAAATGGCTGCTCCAGAGGCCGATATTCGGGCCGACGACCGGTTCGACCAGGTCGAGAACTTCATCGCTGAGCAGAAACTCCAGCAGCCGCGCGTCTCGAAAATGTATCGTGTCCAGATTGTCTTCACCGTACCGTTCGAGATTTTCCTCAAAGATCGCTTTGAGCCGCGCGAACTTCTCCTCCGAGAAAACCGGCTTCTTCCAGAGCGCATAACCGTCGCGATCGTATTGAGAGATCTGTTCTTCCGTCAGCGATCCCGCCTGTGTTTGTGTTGTCATACCTATCTCCTTGTGTTGCGTGATATTGTATTATAAGCGCCTGATAATACTTGTGTCTTCTACAAAATGACCATTTTATGAACTATAATGATCTATGGAGATACCCAGGCTTTGTTTTTCTCAGATCGCCGCGCCCTGTGCGGCCTTCCACGCCGCGCATGCGATATTTTCCTCCGAGGGCCAAACGGAGGTGCGCCTGCACCGCCACGACTTTCACGAGTGGCTGGTAGTGCTGGAGGGAGAAGCGCGTCACCTGGTCAACGGTGAGGAGACGGCTCTGCGGCGTGGACAGCTCGTGCTGATTCGGCCGGACGATTGCCATGCGATCGCGCCAAGACCAGGAGGCGTCGAGTTCGTCAATGTGGCGTTTCCGGAAGATGTTTGGGAGGATCTCGTGCGCGCGACGGGACTGGAGGAGGAGGCGCAGGAGTGGTCCGAAAGCGATCTCGCCGTTAGCCTGGAGATGACTCCCGATCAGCGCTTGAATCTGCGCGCGGAGGCGATGGCGGCGGTGCGCGCCTACCATGACCGGCCGACGCGTCTGGCGTTCAGCCAGTTCTGGAGCGCCGCCGCCGGAGCGCTGGCGCAGCGCGCCGAAGGACGCGACGGCGGAAGCGGCGCAGCGCCGCTCTGGATGCGCAATGCGCTGGCCTGGGCGCAATCGGCGGACATGGACGAGTTGTCGCTGGAAGCATTTGTCGAGGCGTCCGGCGTCAGCTTCGGGCATCTGAGCCGCACGCTCAAGAGCCGCATAGGCCAGACGCCGACGGAGTTTCTCAATGAGATTCGCGTCAAGCGCGCCGCCTACGAACTGGCGACCACGGACCGGGACATCGCCGCGATCGCATTCGACTGCGGCTTCGAAAATCTCTCTTACTTTTACCGCCGATTCCGCCAGCATCATGGCAAAGCGCCCCGCTCCTACCGTGAGGAGGCGAGGCGCTCGCTGCCTTTATAAACAGCCGGAGACACCGAAACCGGGCCCAATTCCGCCTGGCCTTTGTCCACCAGCAGGCCGATTGCTCCGGAAGACGGCAGGCCACCCCATGCGGCCGCGTGATCTCTCCATCGGCGCTTGCGAGACTTCCCGTGTCCGACGCGCAGGGGCTGGCGAGACAGTCCATCCTCCACTTCTCCAGCATGATTGGCGCCCCGGGCATCGAAGGCAGCATCGGCTACGGCGTCAACCACGACCCGAGGATCGATCCCATCACGACCAAGAGAATCGTGTACAACTGCCTGGCGGCGCCAGCTTCGCAGCGGCACTTTTTGGTATACTGATTTTCATGCGATCCTTCAAAATGCAGCACCAAGAATTTGAACCTCCGGAAGAGTTAAGAGGCGCCATCAAGTGCTTTTGGTGGAACAGAATTGACTTTGGAGAGCTGCTATCGAGCTTTGAGGTGCTGCCGGATGGATACGCGGAAATTATCTTTCATTTCGGAGGCGCCTGCTGTATTCTTGACAACGGCGAATTGCAGCCCTTGCCGTCGCCGTTTTTGATGGGACTGCTCGATCAGCCTGTGATGTTAAGCACAAACCGTTTAGACATCATTGGCGTCCGATGCTTTCCGTGGACCGTATTCGATTTGCTCGGATTGCCGTCCAGCCAGGACAAAGTGCGCATATTTGAGCACCCCATCGTCCAGCTTCAATCGGCGCTGAATAAGCAGGTTCGCGACGGCAGAATAGAGGACGCTCTGGATCAACTAAAGGAGTATTTCTGGAATGCGCGGTCTCGGATTGCTATCGACAGTATGTTATTCGACGCGGGGATTGCGATGAGAGAAGCAAACGGCGCCATGCCGATCCGCCAGGTCGCGGCGGCGGTTCATGCGACGGTTCGTACACTGGAGCGGAAGTTCAAGCAATCCTCTGGCTATACCGTGAAGGACGTGTCCGGTCTGATGCGCTTTGAGCAGGTGCGAAACCAATTATGGCTTTCTCCAAATTCCAGCATTGCCGATGTCGCGTATGAGCTGGGCTACACAGATCAATCCCATCTCAGTAGGGAATTCAAACGCTATGCCGGCGTTGCGCCAGGAGCGTTCGTGCGAAAGGCGAGAGAAGCAAAAAAGCTGTAGGCGGCAATTTTGTCGCATTTATACAAGCCGGATGAAGAGTTTTGTGTTTCAATCATAATATGAAAGCTGCACAAGATCATCTTATTTACGATGTCGTCATTTCGGGCGCAGGACCAGTCGGTCTATTCCTCGCCTGTGAACTGGCCTTAGCCAAATGTTCCGTCCTCATACTGGAAAAAGCGGAGAATCCGCACTCACCACTGAAGCAACTTCCTTTCGGGATTCGGGGGCTCTCGGCGTCGACGATTGAAGCACTCTACCGACGTGGATTGCTCGATGAGCTTAAGATCCATCAACGCCTGAAAAATCCCCACCAGAACGCCGGACAAGGGGCGCGTCGCCACGTGGGGCATTTCGCCGGTATTCCATTGTACGACGGCAATATCGACGCCTCACAGTGGAAATCTCGCCTGCCAACCTCAACCAGCGCCAGCTTGATCTCGGAAATGGAGGAACTGGAAACGGTCCTGGCTCGCCGCGCGGAAGCCCTAGGCGTGGAAATTCAGCGCGGCTTTGCCGTTACTGATTTTCACCAGACGGAAGACCAAGTCACTGTTCAGTCCAGTGACTATTCGTTTCAAGGTCAATGGCTCGTGGGGTGCGACGGCGCCCGAAGCATCATCCGCAAGGCCGGCGGTTTTGAATTCCCTGGCACAGAACCAGAATTCACCGGCTACTCCACGCATGTAGATCTTGCCGATCCGGAGAAGCTCAGCCAAGGCAGAGTTGTGACGCCGCAAGGGATGTATCTTCAATCCCAGCCAGGTTTCGTCGTCATCCAGGATTTTGATGGCGGTGCGTTTCATCATACTGGCGAGCCAATTACGTTGAAACACGTGCAGGAGGTTCTCCGCCGCATCTCAAACACCGAGGTTACGATCAGCGCCTTGCATATCGCAACGACTTGGACCGACCGGGCGCGGCAAGCCGCAACCTATCGCAATGGACGGGTGTTTTTAGCCGGCGACGCCGCCCATATTCACGCGCCCCTGGGAGGCCAGGGGCTGAACCTTGGACTGGGCGACGCTATGAATCTGGGTTGGAAGCTTGCCGCGGCGATCCATAACACAGCTCCAGAAGGGTTGCTGGACAGCTATCAAGCGGAACGTCATCCGATTGGCGCGCAGGTTTTGGATTGGTCGCGCGCTCAGGTTGCGATCATGAGACCCGACCCACACGCCCGTGCAGTGAATGCAATCTTCCGAGATCTTGTGAATACGCGCGACGGCGCCACCTATATTGCCGGAAGATTATGGGGCCTTTTCACACATTACGATCTCGGCGGCGCCCATCCTCTCGTCGGCCATAGCGTTCCTAACTTTGAGTTTGAAGACGGGACAACGATTGGCGAACTCATGCGCGACGGCAAAGGAATACTGCTTGATTTTGACGGCAATACTTTACTGGGAGCGTTAGCAAGTGAGTACGATTGCCAAATGAAGTATGTTTCGGGCCGGGCAAAAGAACAATTAGACTTGAGCACTGTACTGATACGTCCTGATGGAGTTATCGCCTGGGCTTCTGACAGCGAACCGAACGAGCAATCCATCCGGCAGGCGACTGCTCTCTGGTTTGCCCAATAGCTATGAAATGAGGAGAAGACCACACGCAAGCCGCCTTGCAGAGAGGAATCTCTGTAAGGCGGTTTTTCCTTTGCGAGGTATAATGAGGCGAAAAGTCCAACGGCACGTTATCAACTGTCACTGAAAGAATCATCGAATGGGATTTAAATGCGGTATCGTCGGGTTGCCCAATGTCGGCAAATCCACTTTGTTTAATGCGCTGCTCTCCACCGCACAGGCGGAAGCGGCCAACTATCCGTTTTGCACGATTGAGCCCAATGTCGGGCGCGTCGGCGTGCCGGATGAACGCCTTGAAAAACTGGCGGCCATCGTCAATTCCGAGACGATCATTCCGACTCAGCTGGAATTTGTCGATATCGCCGGACTTGTCCGCGGCGCCAGCAAGGGCGAAGGGTTGGGCAATAAGTTTTTGTCGCACATCCGCGAAGTGGACGCTATTGTTTATGTGCTTCGCTGCTTTGAAGACGGCAACATTATCCATGTGGAAAACAGCATCGACCCGATGCGCGACGCCGATATCGTCGAAACGGAACTGACGCTCGCGGATCTCGAAAGCCTGGAAAAGCGCTTGCCTGCTTTGCAGAAAAGAGCGAAGACGGAGAAAGAATTGGCGGAGCAGGTCGCGGTCATGGAGCGCGTGCTGAAGGTTGTCGCCGAAGGCCACCCGGCGCGCACAACCGAAATCAATGACGCCAGCGAGCGCCGCCACCTGGAGATGATGCAGCTGCTCACTTCCAAACCGGTGATGTATGTCTGCAATGTCGATGAAGACAGCGCCGCCACCGGCAATGCGCTCTCCGCTAAGGTTGCGGAGATGGCGAAGCTGAAGAACGCGCCCTGCGTGGTGATTTCCGCGCGCATCGAAGCGGAGATTTCTTCGCTGCCCAGCGCCGAAGACAAAGCCGATTTCTTGTCGTCGCTGGGGCTTGAGGAAACGGGCCTCGCGCAAATTATCAAAGCCGGCTACCGCCTGCTGGATCTCGTCACCTATTTCACCGCCGGCCCCAAAGAAACCCGCGCCTGGACAATCGTCAAGGGCATGCAGGGCCCCGCCGCCGCTGGCGTCATCCATACCGATTTTGAAAAGGGCTTTATCCGCGCGGAAACCATCGCATATGACGACTTTATCGCGTATAACGGCGAGCAGGGCGCCAAAGAGGCCGGTAAGTTCCGTTTGGAAGGCAAAGAGTATGTCGTGCAAGATGGAGACGTATTGCATTTCCGATTCAAAGCTTGACGAATCATCTCTCACTCTCACAGTCCAAGCGCCAGCGCCAAACCAAGGAAAGTAACGATGAACAAGAACACAATCTGCCTATGGTACGTTCGTGACGCGGAAGAGGCCGCGCAATTTTACGCCCAGACCTTTCCTGACAGCGCGGTCGTCGCGGTTCACCGGGCGCCATCCGACTTTCCCGGCGGCAAGGCAGGCGATGTCCTGACTGTCCACTTCACCGTGTGCGGCATCCCGTGCTTTGGCCTCAACGGCGGAGACACGTTCAAACACAGCGAAGCGTTCTCCTTTCAGATCGCCACCGACGACCAGGAGGAAACCGATCGCTACTGGAACGCAATCGTCGGCAACGGCGGCGAGGAAAGCATGTGCGGCTGGTGCAAGGACAAATGGGGCCTGTCGTGGCAGATCACCCCGCGCGCCCTGACCGACGCATTTTCCCAGGGCGGCGATGTGGCGAAACGCGCGTTTGAGGCGATGATGGAGATGCGGAAGATCGATATCGCCAAGATCGAGGCGGCCGCACGCGGCAATGTGTGAGATGGCGCCGTAGGTCTATGTTAGCGCAAGACGCGGACAAACAAGCACCGCACATGAGAATTGAAGCGCGGGAAAATGTTGCCGGTCAGAGCCTTCGCTCTGACCGACAATCAGTTTTTAGAGGATCGTAATACGGTCGAGGTCAGGCGCGTTCGCGCCGGGGTTGTGGAATTTGATGGTGTTGGCGCCGGAGTTAAGCGTCACTGTCATCGTTGCCGAACCACTGGAGCCCGAGCACGTCAGTGTCTGATCCGCGCCGCCGTTGACGCTTACTTTGAAATCGCGGCCGCCCGTGAAGTAGTAGACGGTCAGCGTGTGGCTGCCGGCGGTCGAGGTGATGCTGTTGACGATCGCGTATCCGTCGGTTCCGCCGCCGATATAACGGACGACTTTACCTCCCGAAGCGGAGGCGTTTGTGTCCACAAATGCGCCGTTACCGATCGTATTGGCGGTTGCCTCGCCTTCATAGCTGGTCGGAGCGGGCGGCGTGGAGGTGACGGTAATGCGATCGAGATCAGGCGCGTTCGCGCCGGGATTGTGGAATTTGATCGTGTTGGCGCCGGCATTGAGCGCAACGGACATTGTGGCCGATCCACCGGAGATGGGGCATGTCAATGTCTGATCCGCGCCGCCATTGACGCTTACCTTAAAGTCACGACCGCCCGTGAAGTAATAAACGGTCATCGTCTGAGCGCCTGCGGCGCTTTCGGTCACATTATTGATGGTGTCGTAGCCATCGCCGCCACCGCCGATATAACGGACGACCTGACCACCCGAAGCGGAGGAGTTTGTATCCACAAATGCGCCGTTGCCGATCGTATTGGCCGACGCTTCGGCTTCGTAACTGCCAGGCGTGCTCGAACCACCGGGCAGCCAGCGATACATCAGCGTCTTAATAGCGTAGTTGTCCTCGCAAAGGATGACATACTCGCCGTTCGAACGCAGCAGGACATTCGTCGGGTACTCCATATCGACATTGCCGACCGCGCTCGGGCCGCCGACATTCGCGCCGGGAACCAGCGAACCGACGTAAGCGCCGCTGTTGACATCGTAGACATCGATCTGGTGGACATCGTAGAGCGTCACGAACACGTAGTTTCCTGCAACATTGATGCCT from Capsulimonas corticalis harbors:
- a CDS encoding LacI family DNA-binding transcriptional regulator → MPVTLKQIAERSGLSFQTVSKILNNQAPSYRAETREHVLRVAEELGYRPHSSARATRTGRFGSIALVRSTVSDRSTVFEGLLSGIEDTLAEHDLHLMLARLSDQVLGSSELMPKFLRQWTADGLLINYHMDIPAPLQEILHRYNLPSIWINSQQASDCVRPDDFGAGRMAAEHLLGLGHQRIAYAVHGTRHYSAADRWEGCREAMRAAGLPERRIEFEGDAYAWAGFWREELTRPSRPTAVIAYMPHIAQGAFYAALTSGMHIPKDLSLITFAEHVVEETALPLTTYLLPSHAMGRSATEMLVQKIADPQTSLPAQLLPFDGFHGLTCASPPT
- a CDS encoding phytanoyl-CoA dioxygenase family protein, whose protein sequence is MNPFDRQIIADADETGSIGVVYLKRYWSRNMAFRTCGNPSPVTEDDTIAEAVLLAGLRLGIRETLDFLMAATPSFEAFEEWVLTKNDNTIEPERLRRLNGALRGDDTFALETILSEPVLSASDLAFWDEHGYVVVKQAVDREQCQAAVDAICNYTGMSMDEPDSWYKDQIWIPLAHSPALWSNRNSSRIHTAFSQIYKRRDLWMNVDVCGVNPPMRPGYSFRGAPLHWDMTLAPPHCFGTQAILYLTDTAEDQGAFSCVPGFHRRLERWLAELPAGANPRAHAIAELQATPISGDAGDLIIWHQALPHGATPNRAALPRTVQYLNMFPSRFEVNTTWI
- a CDS encoding GxGYxYP domain-containing protein — its product is MSKLYRTAAAAIALTGAIIHPSIAGINWPKKQLLPTFAQPAPTQDLISLPTTGSASPKAETVLFSSLKGLVNRTKPRIWTCEGSGDDKYEWLTELGLSYTEPSDPWSLIIKYRQEIKGIIVYDDAQPDTINLATTIAGSSNALVASPDLVAKLTSEPYSLPILKDLRGKFHGRLSVYQYLYDNYWAKTTHRVLTGLDPTAIYGNLREYAVAINSTVLWLDPRKPKEKALLNRYLASMGPGTLYMGWWAEEGSGVRAASAYGIVTCASDWSTNLTNFGGTSRKVEVKPTPAAIPPIENKIYIAFIISDGDNFQYLEHHFHQMWLDPERGKIPMGWTVSPTMLDAMPGVLNYYYKTATDNDCLLCGPSGYGYTYPNYWRDGKALNQFVAKSDEYCNRAGLKIITIWNTITGGIDPKVGESYAKYAPSLLGLTGQHAGRGLKIYDHKLPTFDLTATYCGVMDHLVREVKGGSAGWDGKSPRFLIIQAEPWHGLMPADFVTFVKGLNSNYQIVRPDTIFKMMRSVNQLPTDPLKSK
- a CDS encoding phytanoyl-CoA dioxygenase family protein, whose protein sequence is MTTQTQAGSLTEEQISQYDRDGYALWKKPVFSEEKFARLKAIFEENLERYGEDNLDTIHFRDARLLEFLLSDEVLDLVEPVVGPNIGLWSSHFISKPPFTGKATPWHEDSSYWNGRVSTMEGICTVWLALDKTMPENGCMSVIPGTHKNGFSEYEAVSETENIFGTEIKADQFDESSAVYFRLEPNECSLHEARIIHGAKANTSPFRRAGYTMRYFPTSSKVYPERNAGHKIWLARGEDLAGNQYEG
- a CDS encoding AraC family transcriptional regulator; this encodes MEIPRLCFSQIAAPCAAFHAAHAIFSSEGQTEVRLHRHDFHEWLVVLEGEARHLVNGEETALRRGQLVLIRPDDCHAIAPRPGGVEFVNVAFPEDVWEDLVRATGLEEEAQEWSESDLAVSLEMTPDQRLNLRAEAMAAVRAYHDRPTRLAFSQFWSAAAGALAQRAEGRDGGSGAAPLWMRNALAWAQSADMDELSLEAFVEASGVSFGHLSRTLKSRIGQTPTEFLNEIRVKRAAYELATTDRDIAAIAFDCGFENLSYFYRRFRQHHGKAPRSYREEARRSLPL
- a CDS encoding helix-turn-helix domain-containing protein, which produces MQHQEFEPPEELRGAIKCFWWNRIDFGELLSSFEVLPDGYAEIIFHFGGACCILDNGELQPLPSPFLMGLLDQPVMLSTNRLDIIGVRCFPWTVFDLLGLPSSQDKVRIFEHPIVQLQSALNKQVRDGRIEDALDQLKEYFWNARSRIAIDSMLFDAGIAMREANGAMPIRQVAAAVHATVRTLERKFKQSSGYTVKDVSGLMRFEQVRNQLWLSPNSSIADVAYELGYTDQSHLSREFKRYAGVAPGAFVRKAREAKKL
- a CDS encoding FAD-dependent monooxygenase yields the protein MKAAQDHLIYDVVISGAGPVGLFLACELALAKCSVLILEKAENPHSPLKQLPFGIRGLSASTIEALYRRGLLDELKIHQRLKNPHQNAGQGARRHVGHFAGIPLYDGNIDASQWKSRLPTSTSASLISEMEELETVLARRAEALGVEIQRGFAVTDFHQTEDQVTVQSSDYSFQGQWLVGCDGARSIIRKAGGFEFPGTEPEFTGYSTHVDLADPEKLSQGRVVTPQGMYLQSQPGFVVIQDFDGGAFHHTGEPITLKHVQEVLRRISNTEVTISALHIATTWTDRARQAATYRNGRVFLAGDAAHIHAPLGGQGLNLGLGDAMNLGWKLAAAIHNTAPEGLLDSYQAERHPIGAQVLDWSRAQVAIMRPDPHARAVNAIFRDLVNTRDGATYIAGRLWGLFTHYDLGGAHPLVGHSVPNFEFEDGTTIGELMRDGKGILLDFDGNTLLGALASEYDCQMKYVSGRAKEQLDLSTVLIRPDGVIAWASDSEPNEQSIRQATALWFAQ
- the ychF gene encoding redox-regulated ATPase YchF, whose product is MGFKCGIVGLPNVGKSTLFNALLSTAQAEAANYPFCTIEPNVGRVGVPDERLEKLAAIVNSETIIPTQLEFVDIAGLVRGASKGEGLGNKFLSHIREVDAIVYVLRCFEDGNIIHVENSIDPMRDADIVETELTLADLESLEKRLPALQKRAKTEKELAEQVAVMERVLKVVAEGHPARTTEINDASERRHLEMMQLLTSKPVMYVCNVDEDSAATGNALSAKVAEMAKLKNAPCVVISARIEAEISSLPSAEDKADFLSSLGLEETGLAQIIKAGYRLLDLVTYFTAGPKETRAWTIVKGMQGPAAAGVIHTDFEKGFIRAETIAYDDFIAYNGEQGAKEAGKFRLEGKEYVVQDGDVLHFRFKA
- a CDS encoding VOC family protein, with the translated sequence MNKNTICLWYVRDAEEAAQFYAQTFPDSAVVAVHRAPSDFPGGKAGDVLTVHFTVCGIPCFGLNGGDTFKHSEAFSFQIATDDQEETDRYWNAIVGNGGEESMCGWCKDKWGLSWQITPRALTDAFSQGGDVAKRAFEAMMEMRKIDIAKIEAAARGNV